A stretch of DNA from Pangasianodon hypophthalmus isolate fPanHyp1 chromosome 2, fPanHyp1.pri, whole genome shotgun sequence:
GAAATTTGTCTTCAGAGAAAATTTGATGGTGAACTGCCTATGCCATTTCTTGaaaatctttgttttgtttgctacATAAACTTTAATTCCTTGGCAATTAGGAgtatggatttttttgttttgtttgctagCCAGCTGGCTCTCTAGCTACTCAAGAGTGGGTAATAGCATTCAACCTAAATGTAAATTTTCTATACCATTAGCTATTCCCAGTTTGAGCTTGCATGAAAAAGTGTCTTCATTCAGATAGACAGAATTCACTTTTTGACACTTACTTTGCATCATCTTTCTCTGCGTTAGGATGTTCAAGTTCCTTCCAGGCTGAAAATGAAGAGGGTTCATATCCAGTGTCAAACAGATGTTTCAGTGACATAATATATTGCTATAAATACATAACGGCAGCTTCTGAGTATTTTATGTAGATGTGGGAAATCTGAGAATAACATGTTTCAAAATGTCTGATCTAACATCATGCAATGATTGTCCTGTGGTGAAGATTCTGTGCTTGTAAAATTAAATCTTAGGATTGCCAGGAGCTGTTGTTGTGCCTTTGAGTAATGCCTCCACTGCTGATATGCAGTTATTACATGCAGCTTAAATTGTACTAAATACTGTTTCACTTTTAAGGAGCTTtggataaataaaatgagtaaataagtaAAGATGTAATATggtatattattataatgttgTTAAACTTACGTTCCTCTGAGAGCCACCATTCCACGAAGTCTACAATACTGTCCTAATAGAGGGAGGAAAAACAATCCTTAAACACTGCAGATGTGTTACAGTTGACATTTATGTACATGAATTACGCATTTCCTGTAGGAAATAAGATTTGTGCATTATCATGGAGGCATCATGGAGGCATCATGGATGCATACAGTATTGCCAATTTTTGTTGAGTGATATGACATTATACTATGTATCGTCATTATTAGAGACAGCTTTAAAGTTTTGAGAATTGACTTTACAGAGTCACTATATCTTATTGTGACTCACATTTATTGACTCAATAATATTATCAATTTAAAGtccatgaaatgttttttttttccctgcacaGAGGACATAGGAGGTTCCTAAGCATCTTAACTGGAGACATTGCTTATCTGGAGTACCAAATTTTGTATACTATTTTAGCTGcttatgttattttaataattaaaccaGGGCATGGTTGAATTCCCATTTCTGTTtagttctataacagcagctctgacaatagttctagCTGCAaggtaaataatataaatagatttatataaatacactgttctaatttgttattgtttctgtagtaacacaGGGACTTCGAAGTTCCACATATGTGTGTAATGATTGAAGTAATCTTcataaggagtctccagtgtcagcactttgtaccagtcagagcTTAAACCTTCCTGTAActtcagacacaggaaagacTTCAGCacataggatttttttttggcttcttgcagtaacttgacaagctgcttttttttttttttcaagagtcTTCAAGAGACAAGTGACTTCACCCATAAATGACTTCAGTGACTTTTATCTAGAAGAAAATCATGCCAGCCTGTGGTACCTGCACAGTGAGCTCTTCTTCTCCACTCTGTTggtcagaatcaggaacattgTTGAAAGGCACCATGCCGGGTAGGAGTCGGCCACCTGATTTGATAATCCTGTTGATTATGGTTTTGTCTGGTGGTGGCCTCTTATCCAGATCCATGGACTATCACAGTGATAAGCAAAGAAACAGccatgacacacagttgtagggaacacagagcAAATTATGTTGCCATTTAATTCCTTTTAACTTTGAGTTCAGattcttttttgttcttacattttgcatttttttctgtacttgTTCCTTGGTAGAAACTTATTGAAAGTGTgtcaaattaatatatttatgtgcattaatatgcAAGAAAATCATGCAAGCCAATGTGACCAATACCTGCACAGTGAACTCCACTTATCTGGGTTATTAACTAAGTTATTACATGGGAGAAAACTGGCGTAGTAGTGTGTACAGTCTTAGTACAACTGGATCAGGTGCAGCAGCattactgagtttttttttttttttttttaaacattgctgGGTTGAGAAACAGTCCCCAAACCAAAAATTTCCAGCCAAAAGCAGTGCCGTGATCAAAGAAATTTACACCAATGATGTAACACAAATTGGTTAAAGAGGTTATTTTCATAATGAAAAGTGTGCTTGGAACAATGTAGCTTAACCCAAATGAAAGGCTATAATGTTAGTTCACGCAGTGTGAGACCCAGTTTTGTTTTCCAGCACTCCCAATTGTAAATAACAGAATGACATAACAAGATGTTAATACTTAATCATTACCTTTATTAATGGCTATTCATATATGACTCATTTGACTGTTAATGTGTACTCTTCGCTATTTCCTCATGCACTAATAATAATTGcatgtattaattcatcattCTGAAAGTGTTAGTACATACTGTGTattaatacagtatatgcttATTTATAGGCCTTATAGTAAAGTCTTACCATAAATTGCGCCACTGATTTGCCTTTTACATGCCTACCTTGCTGGTTCACCTTTCTATGCAGTTTTAGTGTTTTATGTGACAAAACAATTTTACTGTCAAACTCTACCCTACATGTCAAATCACAACCATTACTGACCTGAAACTACAAAAATGGTCAGTAGAATTAGTAGATAAActagacaataaataaaaataaagtgaaaaatgagtTAAAACAGGCATGCCATTCAGTATTAAGACTGCTTACGAGATAGTTGAATCATATATCATTGGTAACTTCAGACAAACACttgaatgtgtgtattattaaacaaaattttaatactTACCgttgatattttaataatgttgtcgCTGGATCAAAAGTCCTACACTAGATGCCGTCAAGTCTGAAGGCCAGGAACGAACTGAGAGTGTTATGATAAAGTGCAAATGAATGTGATATATTGCTAGCCTCAAAACAAAACTTTACGTCTGCTGTAATGTAGAATCTCGTCAGCTCTCTTTTCAATAGCTAGTCATTTGCAAAATGATAAGTATGCATTCATCAAACAAGTTCATCTAGTTGGATCTAATCAGTAAGgactaaaacatgacagggaCAGGGTGTGTTATAGAAAGAAATGGCATGgcaatgtgtgttttattcctcataaaCGACAACaatttgctaatgctaacaattttttaaatttaatttaatttttaagatattgtaattttttccatttataggtAGGTGCAATTGGGATTCATGACGTTTCTCCTCCCCACCAGCAGAGGTCGCACTCTTCTAAATTCTATTGCCATCCTGTTGCCTCTCACTTCTGGGTCGCTTCCTTGAGTAGGCTACTCTGGGAAATATTGAACAGATTTGTCATTGTAATACtcatgatatttttatatactcCTCAGAGGAAGAACACATAAAACATGTCAGACAAGGCCTTGGAAAAACTCCTCGAGAGTAGTTTTTGCGTCAAGGTAGAGAAATGTGAATTCTGCCAATCTGGGAAGTGCTGCATGTCTGCAACGAGACATTCACAGATATAAGCTTCACATAGATCAGTAGCATAGATCCAATCCACAACTCCAGTGGTGACAAATAACCTGACTCTCCACCCATGACCTCAAAGTCCATATCACCAGATTCACCAGCCCTTTTAAAGTAATGACAAATTAATCCTTTACCCTACAGACTGCCCAGATCATACCGTATTGCAAACAGGCCAAAATCTTGAAGGTTGTCCTGCATATCAAAAAGCCTGGGTCGTCGGATGTCCAATCTGGTGGACTGGAGTGGTACGGTCCGGAGGAATGCTCGAGTCCCTACTGAGGACATCCTGGACCCTTCTCTAATCATGGACTTTTACAGAGAATATCTGGACCGATCTGCTCCCAGACCGAGCAGACTGAGAGGTAGATCATGGACTTTCTCTAATTGCAAAGCCTTGCTGATAttcaatatttatgattatattgaCCTTGATTTTTGGACTGTGTTTTCAACTATGTGCTGAACTGTTATTAAAACATCTAAATGGATTCTCACTCTGCCTATGAGCCTCCActgttacattacatttaacattgtggattgtccataaaacaagttacttcctattatcgcttacattatatcaactataaacagctattcctcttttattcctctctcttttttcattgttctcatttcatttatctgttttttttacttcatgcATTTTAAATCTATAGCaggtgctttataaataaagttatttattataattattatagataataatataCCTTTACAGACTTTATTGTTACAAGGTACTGACAtgggagactccttcaaaaacaatgaaacaaatgTAATCTGAGAGAAAAcaaccatatcaacaattgaaaactttttttaatccatttatgtggcgCGTTTGCCACATAACATACCACGTCCATGTTTAACatcttctaaccaatcagaatcaggcaTTCAACAGACCTGgggtgtattatatatatatatatatatatatatatatatatatatatatatatatatatatatatatatatacacacacacacacacacacacatatatatatatatatatatatatatacagtgaggtcaataagtatttgatcaccCTGTGATTTTGCAAGTTCTCTTACTTAGAAATCATGGAGGGGTCTACAATTTTCAGCATAGGTGCATTTccactgtgagagacagaatctaaaaataaaaatccggAAATGacattgtatgattttttaacaatttatttgtgaattactgtgtcaaataagtatttgatcacttgagtcaaaaaattttaatatttggtaCAGAAGCCTTTGTTAACAATTACAGAGGTCAAACGGTTCCTGTAGTTCTTCACCAGGTTTGCACACACTGCAGGCGGGATTTTGGCCCACTCCTCCATACAGATCTTCTCTGGATCTGTCAGGTTTCGGGGCTGTCGCTGAGCAACACGGagtctattggatttaggtctggAGACTGGCTAGGCCACTCCAGAACCTTGATATGCTTCTTACGGAGCCACTCCTTGGTTTTCCTggctgtgtgctttgggtcattgtcattgTTGGAAGACCCAGCCACGACCCATCTTTAATGCTCTGACTGAGGGAAGGAGGTTTTTGCCCAATATGTCACAATACATGGCCCCGTTCATCCTCTCCTTAATACAGTGCAGTCGTCCTGTCCCCTGTGCAGAAAAACACCCCCAGAGCATGATGCTTCCAgccccatgcttcactgtaggtatGGTATTATTGGGATGATACTCATCATTCTTCTTCCTCCAAACACGGCGAATGGAGTTAAGaccaaaaagttctactttggtctcatctgaccacaggaCTTTCTCCCATGACTATTGGCAATTGCCCCGTAGCCCTTTCCAGCTTTGTGAAAGTCTACAATTTTGTCTCTTGTGTCttttgacagctctttggtTTTGCCCATGTTGCTACTTAGACTTTGGCTGATTGTGGGGTGCACAGGTGTCTTTATGACAGCTAACGACCTCAAACAGGTGCTACTAATTTAGAATCATGAGCAGAGTGTAGCTGGactatttaaaagcaaaataacagGTCTTTGAGGGTCAGAAATCTGGCTGATAAGCAagtgatcaaatacttatttgacacagtaattcacaaataaattgttaaaaaatcatacaatgtgatttccggatttttatttttagattctgtctctcacagtggAAATGCACCTATGCTGAAAATTGTAGACCCCTCCATGATTTCTAAGTAAGAGAACTTGCAAAATCACAGggtgatcaaatacttattgacctcactgtatatatatatatatatatatatatgtatatacacaaaactgatcattttaatcaaacGTTATCCTCTACTGAGCGAAACAGGTTTTTAATCCGTATCAGCTGATCCACACACTCTTTGAGTTTGTCAGCCACCTCACGGACTTTCTGTGCAAGCTGGCTATTAGAGTTCTTCTTAGTCCCTGGATTGTCCTCCTCAGTGAAATAGGAATCCAAACCCTGCAGGATGCCAAAACACTCACTAATGGCATCTATGGAGTTTATATTTTCCATTTCCTGAGCAAGTCTGGCTATTTTCTCCAAATGAGCCCCCATTTCCTTCAGCTTTGAGCTATCCTGCGTTCTGAGGTGCTCCATTCCTACATCAATAAACCTCAGGCATGATAGAATATCTTCTATCTGGGCTCTATAGTTGCTTATGATTTTTTCCACCTTGTCCTTTATCTGAgtccatttcctttttttggtgAAGGACGCTGATGCCCCTGTGACCCCTCCAGCAGCAGCAATTCCAATGCCGACACCGGTTGCCACCAACGAGGCTCCGAAGGTCAGTGGGGCGAGAGCAAGGCCTGCTGCAATAGTAACACCGCCAACCGCACCCGTGGTGCCTCCTGTGAGCTTGGCAAGCCGAGTTGACTTATTCGTCTTGACAAGACTGTCCGCAGTACAGTGGAGCTCGGTGATATGGTTTAGCAGGTCTGTGCAACGCTGAACTATAAGCAGCTCATACAGACGCATCGCTGTTTTTACCTTTTGTGCCACTGAGATCAGTGGACTGTAGGGGAGAGACAAGACAAACATCATCAGGTCACTATTCTATACCCTGCTATGAtgcacttaatttttttttaacttaaataaTCATACATACTTTGTTGCTGTTTCCTCTTCTTGATAGTCCACTGGTAGATTCTCTAACCCTAAAAGAGAACAAACTGGTCAGACCTTTACTCCATTTACACCtgttcatttcaaaataaaaggcaAGCAGCCATTAAAGGGTCCAACTACTGTGCAATGGATGTGCGATGCATGATATGACCCCTTTTGTTGATTATAGCACCACCTAGTGGTGGAATGAGTTAACACTATGACCTAGGGCATAGTCATAGGTTTGAAGAAGAAGATgtatatttgtcacatatacattacagcacagtcaAATTCTTTTCCTCACATGTttcagcttgttaggaagctggggtcagagtgcagggtcttgctcaagagcccaacactggcggtgctggggcttgaaacCCTGATCTTCTggtcagtaacccagagccttggtggcaacactttacaataacagtacacaaataatcatgcactaatacctgaattaatacttacttaaatatgaactaatggtgagttaaggcatgtactaatcacgAACTAATGAAGAGCTACTTTTAACTAAGATATGATTCTTATGAATTCATGCGTGAATAACGAGCATCTTATTGATCTggttatttaatgtattaattaacacatagGGGTAAACCAAAGCAAATATGctctataagaaagaatatgaattaaactTGCATAATTTCAAATCGTTTATATAATTTGCCATATGCAGCTGCGTACACAAACATCATTGGATGGCACTGGATTGCTTTCATAATTTACAATGATCCTCCTTATCGAACGTAGAAAGacgcactaataataaacactaataatttcatctcaacccattttgcatcattctccatccatttctcttcaAATCCCACTGTAGTACTCTGTAGTGCTCTGGGTGGCAAGGGCCTGGGGCACTGCTCCTTTACCCACAAGGGTGAAATGAATGcagtaacatttattcatttagcagatgctattagctattaacatttaaaaacagtgttCTATACAATTATTTTCCAGTGTTAGTCTGAGAATGATGGAAGTTGACACAAAACGGGTTGAGAtgaaatgtaatacattttcaaTCTGCTTAACCagagtataaataaaaacaaagcaatatAAAACCCAGTTCTTATTGCTGAGTATGAGTTGTTAGTGTAGAGTATGAAGCTTTATTGAGGACCAGTGACTCGCTCACCTCCTACGCTTCTCCACCACTCTAACAAGATGTCCAGCTCCTGAAGAAAAGAACGATGatgctttatttcatttatagaaTCAAAATCAGTGTAAAATCTGATCAGATTTCAACTAGTTTAATTCTTCCTACAACAAGCAtggtaaaaaacaaacatgaaaatgtcaaatatgAGGATACACGAAATGCATTTTTCATAGAtgtttacagatttttaaaattttatttagccTTTCTGTTCTGATTAGTTACAACTTGGCAGTgatgatgaaaacagaatgtttaaagacaattCAAGCTCAAAACAAATCCTATCTGTTCACATCCCATGGTGCTCGtcaaaagttgtaaatgaagcatcagagtgaaacaaaacataaccatttTGAATtcatgtcttatttatagccacaAATTATTCACTAAAAACTAATTCTTGTTGCCATTCAGCCAAGAATTTCGTAGCTGGTccttcacaaattttagttgaaagACAAATACATTGTATAATTATAGTGAATACAATCTAAGTCTTTTCCCAAATTAGAAATAGTTGGAaagaaaattgaaataaaagtcATAAACATCTTAGGGAATCTAAAATGGTGCACCAAGAGGAGATTGCATTATTCCGCTCAGAAATAGTCATTTCAGTCAGTCTGCATTCTCTGTTAAAGCTGCAAGAGAATGGAACTGTATTCCAGTAGCTATTAGAGAACTGGACACATACAGTTTTTTAGATCTCATTCAAAGAAATGGATAATTAGTACTCGGTTCTGTCAGCACTACAACTTAACTGCATCTTATTGTCCTCAGTCTTTCTTCGAACTTTCTTTGCTGTCAGCTGTCATCTGTCACTATCCTGCTACTGCCAGTTTGTCCTTATGTACTTGCATGCATGTTTTATTGTGCATGTTTTGCTCTTATTGTCTGAGatggatttatatatttaatgtactaTGCATGCTTTTTATGTCTGTGCTTCTGCTGCATGTTTCAGTtagtgttttgaatttttttttgcttgtttataacataattttaataactttgtaatttctattttgtttttcttacgGTGACTCTGTCACATTCTCTCCAGGGACTACAGATGAAAAATAGCTAAAATAACTCAGGCGCTTTTACacgtgtgtaatgtgtattaatgtgcACTGTCCCTGttaaataaaccaataaataaataaataaataaatgagctcACTGtcttgagatcaaaagatgttAGTCCAGAGTGTTTCAAAGCTTCTGGCTAGCCTTGTTGGTTAACGTTAAAGTGAGTTCATTAACTGCTTGCACACACTTCTGTTAAGATGATCTGGTCGTTTCTGTGAAATACCAAAGACATCTTTAGATCATCTTTGTAGAGTCTGATATCAAGTAGATAATAATCTCTTTTACCCTTGCGGTTCTGTCTCCATACACACTACACCGTTCACTCCATGAGTGGTAAGTAGCAAGACGCCCTTTTCTTGTTAGGCCTGCAGGTAAATCTCTCATTCCATCATCATCCTGTGGGTTGTACGCAAATGTCATATAGAATTCTGAACTTAGCAGGTAAATACTTTCAGTGCTGCTTTGAAAGTTTCAGAGGCATGCAAATCACGTAGctctgcattctttttttttttttttttttttgctgttctgtTATTCGTGTTCATTACCTGTGACAGAACGTCATCAATGCTTTCATACACATGCACAGGAGGCTCGGCGGAGCGGGTCTGGCAGAGCAAGGGTTTTCTGGTTTGTAACAATGAAACCCGAGGAGGACCAacaggacgaggaggagggGCATTCAGAGGTGTGGTATGATTCTATGAATGAGTAAGAACAGACAAAACATAatagtgtaaatatttttacagtgttAATCTGTTTAACTGCTCAATTTAAAACCTAACCTCTAATACAAatagtaaatattatatatgacTAATACAGactgtatggaataaaacaaacaaggacatgctgttataggaaaatatgttcaaaatttattatttattattatagttacatttaatgttgtggaatgtcctcaAATCAAATTAGTTCtgattatcacttatgttacagaagctacactatatggccaaatgtttgtggacacctgaccatcacgctcatatgtggttcttccccaaactgttgccacaaagttgaaagcacacagaTGTATAGAATGTCATTGTATCCTGTAGCATTAagctttcccttcactggaactaagaggtccaaacctgttccagcaggacagtgcccctgtgcacaaagcgagctccatgaagacatggtttgccaaggctggagtgaaGATCTTGAGTGGTCTGTACAaagacctgacctcaaccccactgaacacctttgggataaacaGGAATGCTGATTacgtgccaggcctcctcaccaaACATCAGTTctcaacctcactaatgctttttaaggctgaatgagcacaaatccccacagccacgttccaaacTCTAATGGAAATCCTTCCCAAAAGGTTATTCTAACAGTaaatggggactaaatctggaatgggtgtgagtggtcaggtgttcacatacttttggacatatagtgtataagcagccattccctcaacagcctgtcttttttcttgctcttgctgttaataagccaaaaacacacaggtGTTCCTGgggctctgactgttacaaagtgctcacacgagaaactccttccaaaaatgttaaataaacatctctttaaaaGTTCTATAAAAATGCGCTTATGTGGAGCTCCTCTACACAtcagtataaacctgtgatttgctttgcacagctggaactactctcagaactgctgttatagaaaatgaatggacaCCTCCTGTACAATTCCAAATTCCAaagcattgtggtataaaaaatttaatagtATAGCATTTATCATAGCTACTTGTTCACCATCTTGTGAAACTatcttttcattcattggtattcagtaactgctttactGGTAGATCCGGATCACAGGAACACTAAAcacgaggtgggaatacaccctagatgagACGCCGTTCCGTCGCAGGGAACCATGCACATACTCTTCACTCAGATTCCATGTAGACAGTAATCTGTGTTGAGCTGACTGAACTAGGGACCTGGAACTCTGAGACGGCAATGCAACCCACTCCACCACCCATCAACTACTTTCATTACGCTATAAAATAAGGTAATAAACaggcatatatacagtatattatatatatatatatatatatatatatatatatatatatatatatatatatatatatatattatatacacacacagttgaggtcaaaagtttacatccccctttcagaatctgcaaaatgtttattttaccaaaataagagggatcatacaaaatgcatgttattgtttatttagtgctgacctgaataagatatttcacataaaagatgtttacatatagtccacaaaagaaaataatagttgaatttataaaaatgaccccgttaaaaagtttacatacccttgattcttaatactgtgctccagaaggaaaaaccatgcattaaggtgagccggggggtgaaaacttttgaacagaatggagatgtgtacatttttcttattttgcctaaatatcccccccccccccggctcttaatgcatggtttttccttctggagcatcagcgagcgtttgaaccttctgtaatagttgcatatgagtccctcagttgtcctcagtgtgaaaagatggatctcaaaatcatacagtcattgttggaaagggttcaaatacacaaaaaatgctggaaaaccaaagaatttgtgggacctgaaggatttttctgaagaacagcaggcagtttaactgttcgggacaaacaagggactcttgaacaactatcagtaaacaaaaaaacacagctgtggatcattcaggtaacaacacagtattaagaataaggggatgtaaacttttgaacagggtcatttttataaattcaactattattttctcttgtggactatatgtaaacgtcttttatgtgaaatatcttattcaggtcaacactaaataaacaataacatgcattttgtatgatcttcttattttggtaaataataaacattttgcagattctgaaagggggatgtaaacttttgacctcaactgtatgtatatatatatatatatatatatatatatatatatatatatatatatatatatatatatatatatatatacatatacacacacacacacacacacatacccatcagccataaaattaaaaccaactgcctaatattgtgtaggttccccttgtACCGCCAGGTCTGACCCCTCGAGGCACAGACTCTACAAGACctgtgaaggtgtgctgtggtatctggcaccaagacgttagcagcagatccattaagtcctgtaagttgcgaggtggagcctccattgATCGGACTTGTTTttccagcacaccccacagatgctcgatcggattgagatcaacaccctgaactctttgtgacattcctcaaaccattcctgcacaatttttgcagtgtggcagggcgtattatcctgctgaaagaggccattagggaatacatttgccatgaaggagtgtacttgggctgcaaaaatgtttaggtaggacgtatgtgtcaaagtaacatccacacgattgccaggacccaaagtttcccagcagaacatcgcACAGAGCATCAAACTCTCTCcaccagcttgcgttcttcctggtgccatctcttccccaggtaagcaacacacacacccagctgtccacatgatgtaaaacgtgattcatcagaccaggccacctttttCCACTGCTCTGtggtctgtggctacactgccccatatgcagcaagctgcgatgcactgtgtgttctgacatctttctatcatagccagcattaactttttcagcatttagtactacagtagctcttctgtgggatcggaccagacgggctagcctttgctgCCCATGCGCTTGACCCTGTCGCctgttcaccggttgtccttctttggaccacttttggtaggtactcaCCACTGCATACTGAGAGAACACCCCACATGACATgccatatacatatacacatatatatacacactaagCATTGCAAGTCGGATATTGATTTATGTACCTAGATACCATTCTTCATGGAAATCAAGCAGTTGGACATTACACAGCACAATTTGCCATCATCTAAACATCAACCATCATCTCCAACTTACTGGGAGATTTCTGTCATTGGGAAGAACATCAATGTATGCTGGACCGTCCACTGTTTCATTCCCGTTATGCCAAGAGGTTTCTGTATTTCTGATGTC
This window harbors:
- the LOC113538300 gene encoding uncharacterized protein LOC113538300, translating into MSQEASPKPKCPTRPPPPDPSRLRNLRLSRLSHAEEVHDETCNPSLETQNIPTYIDVLSDKSPAKEDVAPARPPPPVLKRSFLSRTRRTQDLNGHAETSDIRNTETSWHNGNETVDGPAYIDVLPNDRNLPNHTTPLNAPPPRPVGPPRVSLLQTRKPLLCQTRSAEPPVHVYESIDDVLSQDDDGMRDLPAGLTRKGRLATYHSWSERCSVYGDRTARELDILLEWWRSVGGLENLPVDYQEEETATNPLISVAQKVKTAMRLYELLIVQRCTDLLNHITELHCTADSLVKTNKSTRLAKLTGGTTGAVGGVTIAAGLALAPLTFGASLVATGVGIGIAAAGGVTGASASFTKKRKWTQIKDKVEKIISNYRAQIEDILSCLRFIDVGMEHLRTQDSSKLKEMGAHLEKIARLAQEMENINSIDAISECFGILQGLDSYFTEEDNPGTKKNSNSQLAQKVREVADKLKECVDQLIRIKNLFRSVEDNV